Proteins from a genomic interval of Methanohalophilus levihalophilus:
- a CDS encoding SO_0444 family Cu/Zn efflux transporter — protein sequence MTLKETIIEVFLGVSIETWRLFEEAAPYLFLGFGIAALLEMVVSEEKIVTHLGASAGKFKSVLKASLAGVPIPLCSCGVIPAAISLKKRGASDGATLSFLISTPETGADSIAITYALLDPIMTVFRPLAAFVTALGAGVANNFLIREEKKPEQKNLISLSLSTKTSDCGASCSCSIEKGNAEKGFTQKITGALRYAYVELLGDIAKWLIVGLVLAGIISFMIPEDLIRNYLGGGAASMFLMLLIGIPLYICATASTPLAAALIAKGMSPGTAFVFLLAGPATNAATITVVTRFLGKRAATLYLATIAIFALAFGLLLDFIYFRLGIEATSIVGTASDVLPDDVKTFFALLLTILIAYAFYLGKQESKCCEN from the coding sequence ATGACCCTTAAAGAGACAATAATTGAAGTATTCCTCGGAGTTTCAATAGAAACATGGCGCCTCTTTGAAGAAGCTGCCCCCTATCTCTTCCTTGGATTTGGCATCGCTGCACTCTTGGAAATGGTCGTTTCGGAAGAGAAAATTGTAACTCATCTGGGAGCAAGTGCCGGGAAATTCAAATCCGTACTTAAAGCATCCCTCGCAGGAGTACCCATACCCCTCTGTTCATGTGGAGTTATTCCTGCTGCTATATCGCTCAAGAAGAGGGGAGCCAGTGATGGCGCCACACTTTCATTTCTGATATCCACCCCGGAAACAGGGGCTGATTCTATTGCAATCACATATGCACTTCTCGATCCAATAATGACTGTGTTCAGGCCACTGGCAGCTTTTGTAACAGCACTGGGAGCAGGTGTTGCAAATAATTTCCTGATCCGGGAAGAAAAAAAACCTGAACAGAAAAATCTTATTAGCCTCTCGCTTTCGACAAAAACTTCCGATTGTGGAGCATCATGCAGTTGCAGCATTGAAAAAGGCAATGCAGAAAAAGGATTCACACAAAAGATAACCGGAGCCCTCAGGTATGCATACGTTGAGCTACTGGGAGATATTGCTAAATGGCTGATTGTGGGACTTGTCCTCGCTGGAATAATTTCCTTCATGATCCCCGAAGATCTCATCCGTAACTATCTGGGTGGAGGAGCCGCATCAATGTTCCTTATGCTGCTAATAGGAATTCCGCTCTACATATGCGCCACAGCATCAACACCCCTTGCTGCAGCCCTTATTGCAAAGGGAATGAGTCCGGGAACCGCCTTTGTGTTCCTGCTTGCCGGGCCTGCAACCAATGCAGCTACAATTACAGTTGTGACGAGATTCCTCGGAAAAAGAGCAGCTACCCTGTACCTTGCAACCATCGCGATATTTGCCCTTGCATTCGGACTCCTGCTTGATTTTATCTATTTCCGACTGGGAATTGAAGCAACATCCATAGTGGGTACTGCAAGCGATGTCCTGCCTGATGACGTGAAAACCTTCTTTGCCCTACTTCTCACAATCCTGATTGCTTACGCTTTCTATCTCGGAAAACAGGAAAGCAAATGCTGTGAAAACTGA
- a CDS encoding adenosylcobalamin-dependent ribonucleoside-diphosphate reductase, with the protein MEEIRKRDGRIVRFEPEKIAIAVHKAILAVGEHDGKLAENIAGQVVRRIAENFGSSIPGVEDVQDIVEEILILNGHAKVAKAYILYRQKKTEARDAKKLLGVEKDELKLSLNAIRVLERRYLLKDESGRIVETPAEMFRRVAREIAAIDDNYGGDVKHTEEEFYEMMTNLEFLPNSPTIMNAGTNMGQLSACFVLPIEDSLKGIFGTLANMSLIHQSGGGTGFSFSRLRPKGDMVQSTKGIASGPVSFMTIFDQATEVVKQGGRRRGANMGILRVDHPDIIEFITSKEKEGFLRNFNISVAVTDKFMKAVEEDQEYELINPRTGEITQKLRARDVFDLITTMVWQTGDPGMIFLDEINRENPLQHIGEIESTNPCGEIPLLPYESCNLGSINLSAMVDDSGIDWDKLRDTVHKAIHFLDNVIDANNYPLEEIETTTTQNRKIGLGVMGFAELLAKLSIPYNSEEALGIAERIMDFIKVESMKKSAELGTERGSFPNFDGNVQSRTYRTMRNATLNTVAPTGTLSIIAGTSPSIEPIFAISFVRNVMGTQLLEINPVFEDIARERGFYSKDLMIKISRSGSIQDIPTIPEDIKALFVTALDISPEWHVRMQAAFQKHVDNAVSKTVNLPENATLEDIRKIYMLAYKLKCKGITAYRYGSKDEQVLVLGGLTGGKQESIVADSEFSGECLRKECNI; encoded by the coding sequence GTGGAAGAAATCAGGAAGCGGGACGGAAGGATTGTCCGATTTGAACCCGAAAAGATTGCTATAGCCGTACATAAGGCAATCCTGGCAGTTGGGGAACACGATGGCAAACTTGCCGAAAACATCGCGGGACAGGTTGTAAGGCGGATAGCAGAGAATTTTGGAAGTTCTATCCCGGGTGTTGAAGATGTGCAGGATATTGTTGAAGAAATCTTGATTTTGAACGGGCATGCAAAAGTTGCAAAAGCCTACATCCTTTACCGACAGAAAAAAACCGAGGCAAGGGATGCAAAAAAACTCCTGGGCGTTGAAAAGGATGAACTGAAACTCTCACTTAATGCGATAAGGGTGCTGGAAAGAAGATATCTCCTGAAAGATGAATCCGGCAGGATTGTGGAAACCCCTGCTGAAATGTTCCGACGGGTTGCAAGGGAAATAGCCGCAATTGATGATAATTACGGCGGCGATGTGAAGCATACCGAAGAAGAGTTTTACGAGATGATGACGAATCTGGAGTTCCTCCCAAACTCACCCACAATTATGAATGCCGGAACAAATATGGGACAACTGAGTGCCTGTTTTGTCCTGCCGATTGAGGATTCACTGAAAGGTATTTTCGGAACCCTGGCAAACATGAGCCTTATACATCAATCCGGTGGAGGGACGGGTTTTTCCTTTTCGAGACTGCGACCAAAGGGTGACATGGTGCAGTCCACAAAAGGAATAGCATCAGGACCAGTGTCCTTTATGACTATCTTCGATCAGGCAACTGAAGTGGTTAAACAGGGAGGGAGAAGAAGAGGAGCAAACATGGGCATCCTCCGGGTTGATCATCCTGACATAATTGAATTCATAACTTCCAAGGAAAAAGAGGGATTTCTCAGGAACTTCAACATTTCCGTAGCTGTTACAGACAAATTCATGAAAGCCGTAGAGGAAGATCAGGAGTATGAACTCATCAACCCCCGGACCGGAGAAATTACCCAAAAGTTAAGGGCAAGGGATGTATTCGACCTAATTACCACAATGGTATGGCAGACCGGGGATCCCGGAATGATTTTCCTAGATGAGATTAACCGAGAAAACCCGTTGCAGCATATAGGAGAAATCGAAAGCACAAACCCATGCGGTGAAATTCCACTACTGCCGTATGAATCCTGCAACCTTGGATCAATCAATCTGTCTGCAATGGTTGATGATAGCGGAATTGACTGGGACAAACTGAGGGACACAGTCCACAAAGCTATCCATTTCCTCGACAATGTCATTGATGCCAACAACTACCCACTGGAAGAAATAGAAACAACTACAACGCAAAACCGTAAAATCGGCCTTGGGGTGATGGGATTTGCGGAGCTTCTTGCAAAGCTTTCCATTCCCTACAACTCGGAAGAAGCTCTGGGTATTGCAGAACGCATTATGGATTTCATCAAAGTTGAGTCAATGAAGAAATCGGCAGAATTGGGAACTGAAAGAGGCAGTTTCCCGAATTTTGATGGAAACGTTCAATCAAGAACATACAGAACAATGCGTAATGCGACACTCAACACTGTTGCTCCCACCGGAACCCTTAGTATCATAGCAGGCACAAGTCCCAGCATAGAACCTATTTTTGCAATTTCTTTCGTACGAAATGTTATGGGAACCCAGCTGCTGGAGATCAATCCGGTTTTTGAGGATATTGCCCGGGAGAGAGGATTTTACAGCAAAGACCTGATGATCAAGATTTCCAGATCTGGTTCCATTCAGGATATTCCTACAATTCCGGAAGATATCAAGGCGTTGTTTGTTACAGCACTTGATATTTCCCCTGAGTGGCATGTAAGGATGCAGGCAGCGTTCCAGAAACATGTGGATAATGCAGTCTCGAAAACTGTGAACCTGCCTGAGAATGCCACGCTTGAGGATATCAGGAAGATCTACATGCTGGCTTACAAGCTTAAATGTAAGGGCATCACCGCATACCGTTATGGCAGCAAGGATGAACAGGTATTGGTTCTTGGCGGGCTTACCGGAGGAAAGCAGGAAAGCATCGTTGCGGATTCGGAGTTTTCGGGGGAATGTTTGAGGAAAGAGTGCAACATCTGA
- a CDS encoding SufE family protein → MRDAIQDEIIKEFDGLEWFDKYGLLISFGKVLEPMDAEFKTEENAISGCQSKVWINSLVNDGKLVFSLDSDAMITKGIISLLMKVINNRSPQEILDLDLYFIDDIGLKSNLSPARSNGLASIISRIREIAKEKAD, encoded by the coding sequence TTGAGAGACGCTATTCAAGATGAAATAATAAAGGAATTCGACGGCCTTGAATGGTTTGACAAATACGGTCTCCTCATTTCCTTTGGCAAAGTTCTCGAACCGATGGATGCTGAGTTTAAAACAGAAGAAAATGCAATCAGCGGATGCCAGTCGAAAGTCTGGATCAATAGTTTAGTTAATGACGGAAAATTGGTTTTCAGCCTTGATAGTGATGCAATGATTACCAAGGGAATAATTTCCCTTTTGATGAAAGTGATAAATAATCGGTCTCCCCAGGAGATTCTGGATCTCGATTTGTATTTCATTGATGATATTGGCTTGAAGTCAAATCTATCACCTGCCCGATCAAACGGTCTGGCGTCGATTATTAGCAGGATCAGGGAAATAGCTAAAGAGAAGGCAGATTGA
- a CDS encoding cysteine desulfurase — MTGFANDFPILAQEVYGRRLVYLDNAATTQKPDCVIDAISDFYRKDNSNIHRGVHYLSEVASEKYEEARKKVSDFIGAPEQSEVTFTSGTTGSINQVARSLEPTLKGNEVLVTGVEHHSNIVPWQLAGAKLRAIQVDDDCNLLLDSMEFTDKTRLVAITHVSNVLGCINEIREVVKIAKEHDVPVLVDAAQSIQHIPIDVKDIGCDFLAFSGHKMYASTGVGVLYTSERFSDVMPAIGGGGMVEKVELEKTTFLKPPLRFEAGTPDIAGAISIGSAIDYLQKIGMDKVKKHEHDVYSYARDKLMEMDIVRIYGTADEMCGAISFNLEDIHHYDAGLILDKMGVAVRTGHHCAQPLMRFLGVEGTVRASFALYNTKEDVDMLVEGIQKVEMIHN; from the coding sequence ATGACTGGTTTTGCAAATGACTTCCCTATACTTGCACAGGAGGTATACGGGAGACGATTGGTTTACCTTGATAATGCTGCAACTACGCAAAAACCGGATTGTGTGATTGATGCAATATCTGATTTTTACAGGAAAGACAACAGTAACATCCATCGCGGTGTTCATTACCTTAGTGAGGTTGCCAGTGAGAAGTACGAAGAGGCACGCAAAAAAGTGAGTGATTTCATAGGTGCGCCAGAACAGAGCGAAGTGACATTCACTTCCGGAACAACCGGCTCAATCAATCAGGTTGCTCGTTCTCTCGAACCTACATTGAAGGGAAACGAGGTTCTCGTAACAGGCGTGGAGCACCACTCAAATATCGTTCCCTGGCAGCTCGCAGGAGCAAAACTAAGGGCAATACAGGTTGACGATGATTGTAATCTTCTTCTGGACTCGATGGAATTCACAGATAAAACCAGACTGGTTGCCATAACCCATGTTTCCAACGTACTTGGCTGCATTAATGAAATCAGGGAAGTTGTGAAAATAGCAAAGGAGCACGATGTTCCTGTACTGGTTGATGCAGCCCAGTCAATACAACACATACCCATTGATGTCAAAGACATTGGGTGCGATTTCCTTGCATTTTCAGGTCACAAGATGTATGCCTCAACAGGTGTCGGAGTGCTTTATACAAGCGAGCGTTTCAGCGATGTCATGCCTGCAATAGGAGGCGGAGGCATGGTTGAAAAAGTTGAGCTTGAAAAAACAACCTTCCTGAAACCTCCCCTCAGGTTTGAAGCAGGGACACCGGATATTGCAGGAGCAATCAGTATTGGTTCTGCAATTGATTATTTGCAGAAAATAGGAATGGACAAAGTAAAGAAGCATGAGCATGACGTCTATTCCTACGCAAGGGATAAACTGATGGAAATGGACATTGTCAGGATTTATGGAACCGCAGATGAGATGTGTGGGGCTATCTCATTCAATCTGGAAGATATTCATCACTATGATGCAGGGTTGATACTGGACAAGATGGGTGTTGCTGTCAGGACCGGTCATCACTGTGCCCAGCCATTAATGCGATTCCTTGGCGTGGAAGGAACAGTTCGGGCAAGTTTTGCATTGTACAACACAAAAGAAGATGTGGACATGCTTGTTGAAGGAATACAGAAAGTAGAGATGATTCACAATTGA
- a CDS encoding S1C family serine protease, translating into MASGKGFVRSEEANYAVAFAILILGFVIGITFAAMFYNSGTQEPLGTDANCDIESTIQFNTSSFEIYEMLYSEVQDSVVSVRVEGEEDGTEFTSGGSGFLYDSAGHIITNQHVVENAKTVEVHFNNGKGGKAEIIGEDKFSDIAVLKISSIPSDESCCPVPLPLANSSEVRPGQIVLAIGSPFGLEGSVTQGIVSATGRTLSTEDGFSISDVIQTDAALNPGNSGGPLLSLSGEVIGVNRAKSGDNVGFSIPSNRVREVADSIIETGKFEHAWLGIRMLAVDPLAAEDMGLNTEAASGIMLIVVVEDGPSDKAGLIAAEEKNIAGETVFVNGDIIVGVDGVPISAINEIIAYVNSKHPGDIISISLYRSGEKITVDVELGIRPE; encoded by the coding sequence ATGGCCTCGGGAAAAGGATTCGTAAGAAGCGAAGAAGCAAACTATGCAGTCGCCTTTGCAATCCTCATTCTTGGTTTTGTAATTGGGATTACCTTTGCTGCAATGTTCTATAATTCAGGAACACAGGAACCGCTGGGTACTGATGCAAATTGCGATATCGAATCCACGATTCAATTCAACACAAGTTCATTTGAAATCTATGAAATGCTTTATTCCGAAGTCCAGGATTCTGTCGTGTCCGTAAGAGTTGAAGGGGAAGAAGATGGTACAGAGTTTACCTCTGGTGGATCCGGTTTTCTCTACGATTCTGCAGGCCATATTATTACGAACCAGCATGTTGTTGAGAATGCAAAGACTGTGGAAGTTCATTTTAACAATGGAAAGGGCGGAAAAGCTGAGATCATAGGAGAAGACAAATTTTCGGATATTGCCGTATTGAAAATTTCATCCATCCCATCGGATGAGAGCTGTTGCCCCGTTCCACTGCCGCTTGCCAATTCATCGGAAGTGCGTCCGGGACAAATTGTGCTGGCAATCGGAAGTCCTTTTGGACTTGAGGGAAGTGTTACCCAGGGAATCGTAAGTGCAACCGGAAGAACCCTTTCAACTGAGGATGGGTTTTCAATTTCCGATGTAATCCAGACAGACGCGGCCCTGAATCCGGGAAATTCAGGTGGGCCGCTGCTTTCCCTCTCAGGTGAAGTAATAGGTGTAAATCGCGCTAAAAGCGGAGATAATGTTGGCTTTTCCATTCCCTCAAACCGTGTACGTGAGGTAGCGGATTCCATAATTGAAACGGGTAAATTCGAACACGCATGGCTTGGAATAAGAATGCTGGCAGTAGATCCTCTTGCTGCCGAGGACATGGGGCTCAATACAGAAGCTGCGAGCGGAATTATGCTTATAGTGGTAGTTGAGGACGGACCATCGGATAAAGCGGGCCTGATTGCTGCGGAAGAAAAAAATATCGCCGGAGAAACTGTTTTTGTTAATGGGGACATCATTGTTGGAGTCGATGGAGTTCCAATATCCGCAATCAATGAGATCATTGCATACGTAAACTCCAAACATCCCGGAGACATAATCAGCATTAGCCTCTATCGCAGTGGAGAAAAAATCACTGTTGATGTTGAACTTGGCATCCGTCCCGAGTGA
- a CDS encoding rhodanese-like domain-containing protein produces MKEILTEELSENLNKYKVIDVRSVDAYNGWKEGGETRGGHIRGAKSLPYKWLHFIDWIEIVMDKNIHPDDSLVIYGYEADKTEEVAKQFEKAGYPDVSVYNSFLEWAENGLPMEHLARYRQLVSADWLNQLITTGDAPEYGNDKFVVCHGHYRNPADYDEGHIPGSIPIDTNSLESTKTWNRRTPEEIKETLENAGISHDTTVILYGRFSSPNNDDPFPGSSAGHLGSIRAAFIMLYAGVKDVRILNGGLQSWLDSGYEITKVPAEKERVSFGVDIPQKPEIAVDLEEAKEILASPDKNLVCVRSWREYIGEVSGYNYIEKKGRIPGCVFGDCGSDAYHMENYRNLDHTMREYQEVEESWKKIGITPEKRNAFYCGTGWRGSEAFFNAWLMGWDKAAVYDGGWFEWSNNDLPYETGVPEE; encoded by the coding sequence ATGAAAGAAATTTTAACTGAAGAATTATCTGAAAACCTGAATAAGTATAAGGTGATTGATGTAAGGTCTGTTGATGCTTATAATGGGTGGAAAGAAGGTGGGGAAACAAGGGGCGGTCACATAAGGGGTGCAAAATCGCTGCCCTATAAATGGTTACATTTTATTGACTGGATAGAAATTGTAATGGACAAGAATATCCATCCAGATGATTCCCTTGTCATCTATGGCTATGAGGCCGACAAGACTGAAGAAGTGGCAAAGCAGTTTGAAAAAGCCGGCTATCCGGATGTAAGTGTTTACAACTCTTTTTTGGAATGGGCGGAAAACGGATTGCCCATGGAACATCTTGCACGATATCGCCAGCTGGTATCGGCAGACTGGCTCAACCAGCTGATTACAACCGGTGATGCTCCTGAATATGGCAATGACAAGTTCGTGGTTTGTCATGGACACTACCGTAACCCTGCGGACTATGATGAAGGTCATATCCCGGGTTCAATTCCAATTGACACGAATTCCCTTGAATCGACTAAAACCTGGAATCGTCGTACTCCCGAGGAAATCAAAGAAACCCTGGAGAATGCAGGCATCAGTCACGACACAACAGTAATTCTCTATGGAAGATTCTCCTCCCCGAACAACGATGATCCGTTCCCCGGAAGCAGTGCCGGGCATCTGGGATCAATTAGGGCTGCATTCATCATGCTTTATGCCGGTGTCAAGGATGTTCGCATCCTGAACGGCGGTCTCCAGTCCTGGCTTGATTCTGGATACGAGATTACCAAAGTTCCTGCTGAAAAAGAGAGGGTATCCTTTGGAGTTGATATTCCTCAGAAACCTGAAATTGCAGTAGATCTCGAAGAAGCAAAAGAAATTCTTGCATCCCCTGACAAGAACCTTGTATGCGTCAGGAGCTGGAGGGAGTACATTGGTGAGGTAAGCGGTTATAATTATATTGAGAAAAAAGGCCGGATTCCGGGATGTGTATTCGGGGATTGCGGTTCGGATGCTTATCACATGGAAAATTACCGGAATCTTGATCATACGATGCGTGAGTATCAGGAAGTTGAGGAAAGCTGGAAGAAGATTGGGATTACCCCGGAAAAGCGCAATGCTTTCTATTGCGGAACCGGCTGGAGGGGAAGCGAGGCTTTCTTCAACGCCTGGCTCATGGGCTGGGATAAAGCAGCAGTCTATGACGGCGGCTGGTTTGAATGGAGCAACAATGATCTTCCGTATGAGACAGGGGTTCCCGAAGAATGA
- a CDS encoding DUF61 family protein produces the protein MTGRAPGEDSVFTRWVRGEISKINRGIVADRKTLATLLKEEKPSSKTKDGDDYVFDTKIIKALGDKLPWEVRERLKLPILFFTDIKVDDSCFLNDKTALKAFQILGELGEKREFHDGKVWVGKSIAYSILKKYPTVVQIAMR, from the coding sequence ATGACAGGAAGAGCTCCCGGAGAAGATTCTGTTTTCACAAGATGGGTTCGGGGAGAAATCAGTAAAATCAACAGGGGAATTGTAGCAGACAGGAAAACTCTTGCCACACTGCTAAAGGAAGAAAAACCATCCTCAAAGACAAAGGATGGCGATGATTATGTATTTGATACAAAAATAATCAAAGCACTAGGAGACAAGCTCCCATGGGAAGTTAGGGAAAGACTGAAACTTCCAATCCTGTTTTTTACGGACATCAAAGTTGATGATAGCTGTTTCCTCAATGACAAAACTGCATTAAAGGCATTCCAGATTCTTGGAGAACTTGGTGAAAAACGCGAGTTCCATGACGGCAAAGTTTGGGTCGGAAAAAGCATTGCATATTCAATTCTGAAGAAGTACCCCACGGTTGTCCAGATTGCAATGCGATGA
- the egtD gene encoding L-histidine N(alpha)-methyltransferase, translated as MIIEDYMPKVGDNGTQELLLSCLKSNPKTLPSVFFYDHHGSELYEEITRLDEYYPPKIEIPLLRSTARKLKSELKDCDIVELGSGDCSKISVLLDEVPEKIRRTIVYYPVDVSKNAIEKSACNLQEKYPEMGIHGITADFLKHIEKIPGDRKRFFCFFGSTIGNLSEEKAIEFMGNLGKEMNENDRLLLGMDMVKDIDVLEKAYNDSKGVTAEFNKNILIVTNNHLGTNFNPDDFEHVAFFNKEYSRIEMHLRAKKDLEVSSPLLNEAIRVKKGETIHTENSHKYTVEGIRKMADAAGLSVAQIFSDDKRWFSLVEMVKK; from the coding sequence ATGATTATTGAAGATTACATGCCCAAGGTTGGGGATAACGGAACACAGGAGTTACTGCTGTCCTGTCTGAAATCAAATCCGAAAACACTCCCTTCGGTGTTTTTTTATGATCATCACGGATCTGAGTTATATGAAGAAATAACCCGGCTGGATGAGTATTATCCCCCGAAGATAGAGATTCCGCTACTCAGGTCAACAGCCCGGAAACTGAAAAGCGAGTTGAAAGACTGCGATATAGTGGAGCTTGGCAGCGGGGATTGCTCAAAGATTTCAGTGCTGCTGGATGAGGTTCCCGAGAAGATTCGCCGGACTATAGTTTATTATCCGGTTGACGTTAGCAAAAACGCAATTGAGAAGTCTGCCTGCAATCTTCAGGAAAAGTATCCTGAAATGGGAATTCATGGTATTACTGCTGATTTCCTCAAGCATATTGAAAAAATACCCGGGGACAGAAAACGATTCTTTTGTTTTTTTGGAAGCACAATAGGCAACCTGTCTGAAGAAAAGGCAATAGAATTCATGGGCAACCTCGGAAAAGAGATGAATGAAAATGACCGGCTTCTTCTCGGGATGGATATGGTAAAAGACATCGACGTGCTCGAGAAAGCCTATAATGACAGCAAGGGTGTAACTGCAGAATTTAATAAGAACATACTGATTGTTACAAACAACCATCTTGGAACCAATTTCAATCCGGATGACTTCGAACACGTTGCTTTCTTCAATAAGGAATATTCCCGCATAGAGATGCACTTGAGAGCAAAAAAGGATCTTGAAGTTTCAAGTCCCCTGTTAAATGAGGCTATAAGAGTCAAAAAAGGCGAGACCATTCACACTGAAAATTCCCATAAGTATACCGTTGAAGGAATCCGGAAGATGGCAGATGCTGCGGGGCTTTCCGTAGCACAGATTTTTTCCGATGATAAAAGATGGTTCTCTCTTGTTGAAATGGTGAAAAAATGA
- a CDS encoding ArsR/SmtB family transcription factor → MEEKCDHIDETLIKQMMEIIPSDENISRMGNVFQALQSETRLKILFLLTNKEMCVCELNYALDVTQSAISHSLRTLRQLDLVRVKKEGRYAVYHIADDHVRLLIEMCKQHVIEEGK, encoded by the coding sequence ATGGAAGAAAAATGCGATCATATTGATGAGACACTCATCAAACAGATGATGGAAATAATTCCATCGGATGAAAACATCAGCCGGATGGGCAATGTTTTCCAGGCCCTCCAGTCGGAAACCAGACTGAAAATTTTGTTTTTGCTTACAAATAAGGAAATGTGTGTTTGTGAGCTCAATTACGCACTGGACGTAACACAATCGGCTATCTCTCATAGTCTGCGAACCCTGAGGCAGCTTGACCTTGTAAGGGTAAAAAAGGAAGGCAGGTATGCAGTATATCACATTGCAGACGATCATGTGAGACTGCTAATCGAAATGTGCAAGCAGCATGTAATTGAGGAGGGCAAATGA